A stretch of the Uranotaenia lowii strain MFRU-FL chromosome 3, ASM2978415v1, whole genome shotgun sequence genome encodes the following:
- the LOC129756591 gene encoding uncharacterized protein LOC129756591 isoform X1, protein MSISDQVRFLGYNYAAFNVILAVWIAVRSLGFFGTGYESDTILGLKFVLAVCWTGFSILLMIGKHQPYQQIYGLREGSQCLPFSLPVEYFRSSFGSTYKFRKDRKGLFHWNGFDYPSDPFYRNCYGRTVGNQIDKTIDPNSKRSIWSCDTQGNCLKLYD, encoded by the exons ATGTCCATTTCCGATCAGGTTCGATTCCTCGGGTACAACTACGCCGCCTTCAATGTGATTCTGGCCGTTTGGATTGCCGTTCGAAGTTTGGGCTTCTTCGGAACCG GCTATGAATCCGATACCATTTTGGGGCTGAAATTTGTCCTGGCCGTATGTTGGACCGGATTTTCCATTCTTCTGATGATCG GAAAACATCAACCATATCAACAAATATATGGGCTTCGTGAAGGTTCGCAGTGTTTGCCTTTTTCTTTACCTGTTGAATATTTCCGTTCGTCTTTTGGTTCAACTTACAAGTTCAGAAAAGATCGGAAGGGTTTGTTTCATTGGAACGGTTTTGATTACCCTTCTGACCCTTTTTATAG GAATTGTTATGGCCGAACTGTGGGCAATCAGATCGATAAAACAATCGATCCAAACTCAAAACGATCAATCTGGAGCTGTGACACCCAaggaaattgtttgaaattataTGACTGA
- the LOC129756588 gene encoding uncharacterized protein LOC129756588, which produces MPITAPIQAFRIVGYVYAVLNIVVAICEAIRCLASFGSEHENNTVLALKMIFSLFCFAFAIMLVIGIKREKIEYIIVYRIFVIFRSICGFVYMLINSLIIIVDLANTSSTGSAMFAGLLLILAIALFASIITLELWVLEGIKRYVELPTEIVKPTPAVTPV; this is translated from the exons ATGCCGATTACAGCACCAATCCAGGCCTTCCGCATCGTCGGCTATGTCTATGCCGTGCTCAACATTGTGGTGGCGATTTGCGAAGCCATTCGATGTTTAGCCTCCTTCGGCAGCG AACATGAAAATAACACGGTGCTGGCACTCAAAATGATCTTCTCgctgttttgttttgcgttcgCTATTATGTTGGTGATTGGCATCAAAAGG GAGAAGATTGAATACATTATCGTGTACCGGATATTCGTGATATTCCGTAGCATTTGTGGATTCGTTTACATGCTGATCAATTCATTGATCATCATCGTGGATCTGGCTAACACCTCGTCGACGGGGAGTGCCATGTTTGCCGGGTTGCTGCTGATTCTGGCCATCGCTCTATTTGCCA GCATCATCACTCTGGAGCTGTGGGTCCTCGAAGGCATCAAGCGCTACGTGGAGCTGCCAACGGAAATCGTGAAACCCACCCCGGCCGTAACTCCCGTCTGA
- the LOC129756587 gene encoding uncharacterized protein LOC129756587 has product MNEFERFRKIGYIFASVCSGLSILELVKGLSALGGDSDFMPFLELLVAALCLFFCTVLVIGIRFLLVRCVNVCRIFFIVLNILMILYTVIDHLAMLMFQRRREKGMVALFVATLLLIVVFIVQLWILRGVHKYVSSEIKLKLDQKKEKVVESNSDSAEVQTENKISPDEV; this is encoded by the exons ATGAACGAATTTGAAAGATTTCGTAAAATCGGCTATATATTTGCCTCTGTGTGCAGTGGACTGTCAATTTTGGAACTCGTAAAGGGACTTTCGGCACTAG GAGGAGACAGCGATTTCATGCCATTCCTTGAACTATTAGTTGCAgcgttatgtttatttttttgtacagTCTTGGTCATCGGAATAagattt CTGCTGGTACGATGTGTCAATGTTTGTCGGATATTTTTCATCGTGCTGAATATTCTTATGATCCTCTATACCGTGATCGATCATCTAGCAATGTTGATGTTTCAAAGACGACGGGAAAAAGGAATGGTTGCACTATTTGTAGCAACTTTGCTATTGATTG TTGTTTTCATCGTCCAGCTCTGGATTTTAAGGGGAGTTCATAAATACGTTTCCAGCGAGATCAAGCTTAAACTGGACCAGAAGAAGGAAAAAGTTGTAGAAAGTAATAGCGATTCAGCGGAAGTACAAACTGAAAATAAGATATCTCCAGATGAAGTGTAG
- the LOC129756592 gene encoding uncharacterized protein LOC129756592, producing the protein MDLIKLMGYKYAGMNFLVALWLAVRSIAHLGSPYENDLGLALEIVLCLLWTAFCVLLIIGIYKDISKHVHKYLLFVRFRSLCVFLYLSSISVNMMVDLGHSESIPRMLVIGILILVVLALIVGIFFFELWALEHFKKYIESKRESMEPFS; encoded by the exons ATGGATCTAATTAAGCTAATGGGCTACAAATATGCTGGAATGAATTTCCTGGTAGCGCTGTGGTTAGCTGTCCGAAGCATCGCTCATCTAGGATCGC CATACGAAAACGACTTGGGACTGGCGCTGGAGATTGTCTTATGCTTACTTTGGACGGCATTCTGTGTGCTGTTAATCATTGGAATTTACAAG GATATTTCCAAGCATGTCCACAAATACTTGCTCTTTGTCAGATTTCGAAGTCTGTGCGTGTTTTTGTATCTGTCGAGTATTTCTGTAAACATGATGGTTGATTTGGGACATTCGGAATCCATTCCAAGGATGCTGGTGATCGGCATTTTGATTCTAGTTGTTTTAGCATTAATTGTCG gaATTTTCTTCTTCGAGCTGTGGGCCCTTGAACATTTCAAAAAGTATATTGAATCTAAGCGGGAGTCAATGGAACCATTTTCCTAA
- the LOC129756591 gene encoding uncharacterized protein LOC129756591 isoform X2 codes for MSISDQVRFLGYNYAAFNVILAVWIAVRSLGFFGTGYESDTILGLKFVLAVCWTGFSILLMIGIRTENINHINKYMGFVKVRSVCLFLYLLNISVRLLVQLTSSEKIGRVCFIGTVLITLLTLFIGIVMAELWAIRSIKQSIQTQNDQSGAVTPKEIV; via the exons ATGTCCATTTCCGATCAGGTTCGATTCCTCGGGTACAACTACGCCGCCTTCAATGTGATTCTGGCCGTTTGGATTGCCGTTCGAAGTTTGGGCTTCTTCGGAACCG GCTATGAATCCGATACCATTTTGGGGCTGAAATTTGTCCTGGCCGTATGTTGGACCGGATTTTCCATTCTTCTGATGATCGGTATTAGAACA GAAAACATCAACCATATCAACAAATATATGGGCTTCGTGAAGGTTCGCAGTGTTTGCCTTTTTCTTTACCTGTTGAATATTTCCGTTCGTCTTTTGGTTCAACTTACAAGTTCAGAAAAGATCGGAAGGGTTTGTTTCATTGGAACGGTTTTGATTACCCTTCTGACCCTTTTTATAG GAATTGTTATGGCCGAACTGTGGGCAATCAGATCGATAAAACAATCGATCCAAACTCAAAACGATCAATCTGGAGCTGTGACACCCAaggaaattgtttga